One Streptomyces sp. SAI-135 DNA segment encodes these proteins:
- the murJ gene encoding murein biosynthesis integral membrane protein MurJ — MNAPYDGDRGQGADDSGRPEGPPPEHGQVPPQAPADMYLQDAYDQDPYRAQDLHAQDPVAEALYDRAAHPPPPPGTYQPQQPLYSQPPQSPYAPDPHVWAQTPAPEPEGPTQYLPYGDDPRTTQFVGVDDLVSQAGEERHEPDAFAHLFRDQQQRGGRPTDPPSVPAPGGPSAPPRFQAPAVPSADETMNLGTAPAMAASAAPAAPAAPAAPAKKGGKATGLLKSSAVMAAGTMVSRLTGFIRSALIVSALGVGLLGDTFQVAYQLPTMIYILTVGGGLNSVFVPQLVRAMKEDEDGGEAYANRLLTLVMVALGALTALAVLGAPFLIRLLSDSVAGDPAANEVGVTFVRYFLPSIFFMGIHVVMGQILNARGKFGAMMWTPVLNNIVIIVTLGMFIYVYGSAANSGMKVTNIPPEGQRLLGIGVLLGLVVQALAMIPYLRETGFRLRLRFDWRGHGLGKAVTLAKWTVLFVLANQAGALVVTQLSTASGKASPVDGTGFSAYANAQLIWGLPQAIITVSLMAALLPRLARSAAEEDGGAVRDDISQGLRTTAVAIVPISFGFLALGIPMCTLIFGSSGTSEATNMGYMLMAFGLGLIPYSVQYVVLRAFYAYEDTRTPFYNTVIVAAVNAGASALCYVVLPPRWAVAGMAASYGLAYAIGVGVAWNRLRKRLGGDLDGNRVLRTYARLCIASVPAALLSGAACYGIGHSLGQGVIGSFAALIAGGAVLLGIFFVAARRMRIEELNSLVGMVRGRLGR, encoded by the coding sequence ATGAACGCGCCGTACGACGGTGATCGCGGTCAGGGCGCGGACGACTCGGGCCGCCCCGAGGGGCCGCCGCCCGAGCATGGCCAGGTGCCGCCGCAGGCTCCCGCGGACATGTACCTCCAGGACGCCTACGACCAGGACCCCTACCGGGCGCAGGACCTCCATGCCCAGGACCCGGTCGCCGAGGCCCTCTACGACCGGGCGGCGCACCCCCCGCCACCCCCCGGCACCTACCAGCCGCAGCAGCCGCTCTACTCCCAGCCGCCCCAGTCTCCCTACGCTCCGGACCCGCACGTCTGGGCGCAGACACCGGCGCCCGAGCCGGAGGGCCCGACCCAGTACCTGCCGTACGGCGACGACCCGCGCACCACGCAGTTCGTGGGGGTCGACGATCTGGTGAGCCAGGCCGGCGAGGAACGCCACGAGCCGGACGCGTTCGCCCACCTCTTCCGCGACCAGCAGCAGCGGGGCGGCCGCCCGACGGATCCCCCGTCGGTGCCCGCACCAGGTGGACCGTCGGCGCCGCCGCGGTTCCAGGCTCCCGCGGTGCCCTCGGCCGACGAGACCATGAACCTGGGTACGGCGCCGGCCATGGCGGCTTCGGCCGCCCCCGCGGCACCAGCAGCTCCCGCAGCTCCCGCGAAGAAGGGCGGGAAGGCCACGGGCCTGCTCAAGTCGAGCGCCGTGATGGCGGCCGGCACGATGGTCTCGCGCCTTACCGGTTTCATCCGTTCGGCCCTGATCGTGTCGGCGTTGGGTGTCGGTCTGCTCGGTGACACCTTCCAGGTCGCCTACCAGCTGCCGACGATGATCTACATCCTCACTGTCGGCGGTGGCCTCAACTCCGTGTTCGTGCCGCAGCTCGTGCGCGCCATGAAGGAGGACGAGGACGGCGGCGAGGCGTACGCCAACCGACTGCTGACCCTGGTGATGGTGGCACTCGGCGCTCTGACCGCCCTCGCGGTCCTCGGCGCCCCGTTCCTGATCAGGCTGCTGTCCGACTCGGTGGCCGGCGACCCGGCGGCCAACGAGGTCGGTGTCACCTTCGTCCGCTACTTCCTGCCCTCGATCTTCTTCATGGGCATCCACGTGGTGATGGGACAGATCCTCAACGCGCGCGGGAAGTTCGGCGCGATGATGTGGACCCCCGTCCTGAACAACATCGTCATCATCGTGACGCTCGGGATGTTCATCTACGTCTACGGCAGCGCGGCCAACTCGGGCATGAAGGTCACGAACATCCCGCCGGAGGGGCAGCGCCTCCTCGGCATCGGTGTTCTGCTCGGCCTCGTGGTCCAGGCGTTGGCGATGATTCCCTACCTGCGCGAGACCGGGTTCCGGCTTCGGCTGCGCTTCGACTGGAGGGGCCACGGACTCGGCAAGGCCGTGACCCTCGCCAAGTGGACCGTCCTGTTCGTCCTGGCCAACCAGGCCGGCGCGCTCGTGGTCACCCAGCTGTCCACCGCGTCCGGCAAGGCCTCTCCCGTCGACGGCACCGGATTCTCCGCCTACGCCAACGCCCAACTGATCTGGGGCCTGCCGCAGGCCATCATCACCGTCTCTCTGATGGCGGCTCTGCTCCCGCGTCTGGCCCGCTCGGCGGCCGAGGAGGACGGCGGCGCCGTCCGCGACGACATCTCCCAGGGCCTGCGCACCACGGCCGTCGCCATCGTGCCGATCTCCTTCGGGTTCCTCGCCCTCGGCATCCCGATGTGCACGCTGATCTTCGGCTCCTCGGGCACCAGCGAGGCCACCAACATGGGGTACATGCTGATGGCCTTCGGCCTCGGCCTGATCCCCTACTCCGTCCAGTACGTCGTCCTGCGCGCCTTCTACGCCTACGAGGACACCCGGACCCCCTTCTACAACACGGTCATCGTCGCAGCGGTCAACGCGGGAGCGTCGGCGCTGTGTTACGTGGTGCTGCCGCCGCGCTGGGCCGTGGCCGGCATGGCCGCCTCGTACGGTCTCGCCTACGCGATCGGCGTCGGCGTCGCCTGGAACCGGCTGCGCAAGCGCCTCGGCGGCGACCTGGACGGCAACCGCGTCCTGCGGACCTACGCCCGGCTCTGCATCGCATCCGTCCCGGCGGCGCTGCTCAGCGGAGCGGCCTGCTACGGCATCGGGCACTCGCTCGGCCAGGGAGTCATCGGTTCGTTCGCCGCTCTGATCGCGGGCGGGGCGGTTCTGCTCGGGATCTTCTTCGTCGCCGCACGCAGGATGCGGATCGAGGAACTCAACTCACTGGTCGGCATGGTCCGGGGGCGTCTGGGCCGCTGA